ACATAAaagctactcacagaagctGCTTGAAcctataattaattttgactttACAATCACTTGTAAAAtattttccaaacatgcacttaaattgtttaagttttggTCTAAGTGAATTTGGAGAAATCTTTCAAGTATTTGTATTATCTTATTCTTGTTTCAAAAACATGACTGACGGAAAATAGTTACAGAGCATTACCAATTCTGCATAAATGAACATTTGTTTTTCTTAGGTTAGGATCCTCTCATGGAAATGTCAAGTCAAAAGTTGTGTCTATCTctctttttataaatatttagagATCACAATTATTTGTTACATAAGAAGAAAAAGGTAAACACTAAAATTCAACATGTGAAGCTTCCACCTAAGATGATTTTGATCCTGCTTCTCTCTTATACTTGTTTATTTGTCTTTGGCACAAATGCCTTTAACTATTCGTGAAACTGATGTTGTGTCTCCCAATAAATtactttcttggctttgaactTGTGTTTTCATCTCGTGGAGGTTTAATTTGCTTACTTTTAGACCAACACTTTGTTAGTTGCTTCTATCTTATATAAATTGCgatctaattttctttttaatatatGATTTCTATTCCTTTAATTTCAAGGGCTGAGGTTGGAATAAGACCGTGGGAAACAACTCTACAGAACATACAAGATAGCAGCAAGAAGATCAAATGGAAAGATAGGGAGCCTTATGCTTATTGGAAAGGAAACACTGATGTCTCATGGAAGAGGTACCACATCCTCAGGATGTGCAACGTCTCAAACCAACATGATTGGAACGCTCGTATATATAGAGTggtaattaaatatatatgatGTCAAATGAAAATAATATCAGAGCTTGTGAAATTTACCTTCATGTAATGATGAATTGTTTGCTTTTTTAGCACTGGGATAATGAAACTGCACAAGGGTTCAAGACCTCAAAACTTGAAGATCAATGTACCCACAGGTAATTAAGTATCTAATAAGATTTTCACGCCTTTGGAAATCTTtcaacaattgattctaaagctatAATGAATTATGGGGAAAAAACTTTTATGAGTAACTTCAGGGTGCcacaattgattttgaggaaatAGAAGTTGATCTAAACATACAACAGTTATCATTAGATACACTGCTATGCAATTactagattttcttttcttgtgttactttttcATGTGAAGGTACAAGATTTATGTGGATGGGAAAACATGGTCTGTGAGTGAAAAATATATCATGGCATGTGACTCCATGACTCTGTTTGTAGAGTCTGACTATTATGATTTCTATACAAGAGGCCTGGTACCTTTCAAGCACTTCTGGCCCATTAGCAACCAAACCATGTGCCAAGATATTAAGAATGCTGTTGAATGGGGTAATGCTCACCCAGACAAGGTAAATCTATTATTTCTTCCAtcataagtgcttattcattAAGCTAAGTTGAGCAACTCATTAAAATAAGCTGAATATACACTATAAGTAAGTATAAGCATTtgttcataagctaatttgaacaACTTATAAAATTAAGCTCCAAACAACTTTTAGGTAGGTCATAGCTAATAGACTCTTTTCAAAAAAACTTACATAAAAATTTATGTTATAAGATTAGcttaaataagctcttccagacAAGAAATTTGACCCCTTGAATATCAGTTAaggctttttttctttctaaattgTATGTCTAGCtctttatttataattataCACATAAGACAAACCTTGTCCATGAAGCTGTGGAGAAGTCAATCCCACATTAGTTTAATTACTTCACTAGTTTTCATTTAAAATTGTAGCttaattagtactttttaatttttaattttttatgcatATTTTCACCAGGCAGAAGCTATTGGCAGAGCAGGGACAGGGTTCATAAAAGAGAACCTAAAGATGAAGTTTGTGTATGATTACATGTTTCATCTGTTAACAGAATATGCAAGATTCTTGAGATTTGAACCAACCATACCTGAAGAAGCTATTGAGATTTGTTCTGAAAACTTGGCATGTACAAGGGATGCTCTGTGGAGGGAGTTTATGGATGAGTCCATGGTCAAGTCACCAAGTGACACACCTCCATGTACAATGTCTT
This is a stretch of genomic DNA from Lotus japonicus ecotype B-129 chromosome 1, LjGifu_v1.2. It encodes these proteins:
- the LOC130714418 gene encoding uncharacterized protein LOC130714418, giving the protein FVFQFKEQNKTVTSFSRKQTQYTLNCFNGNNTITCPKNYHQQTFYDQQDQDYSSSSASSTCPEHFKWIHEDLKPWKITGITREMMESGKNVSHFRLVIVQGKVYLEMYYRSYQTRDLFTIWGILQLLRLYPGKMPDLELLFETEDNPVVHKHHFQARPPPPIFSYCGNRTALDIVFPDWSFWGWAEVGIRPWETTLQNIQDSSKKIKWKDREPYAYWKGNTDVSWKRYHILRMCNVSNQHDWNARIYRVHWDNETAQGFKTSKLEDQCTHRYKIYVDGKTWSVSEKYIMACDSMTLFVESDYYDFYTRGLVPFKHFWPISNQTMCQDIKNAVEWGNAHPDKAEAIGRAGTGFIKENLKMKFVYDYMFHLLTEYARFLRFEPTIPEEAIEICSENLACTRDALWREFMDESMVKSPSDTPPCTMSSPYDEDEGSEYDK